The following is a genomic window from Hippoglossus stenolepis isolate QCI-W04-F060 chromosome 14, HSTE1.2, whole genome shotgun sequence.
CCTGGACGACAGCCGAGCCGTCGTCCGCGTTCACCTGCACGTCCTGAACGACTGCCTCTTTGTAAAGCCAGCTGTGGATGAAGATGCACATTTACTTACGgatgatttgttattttaaacattaaaaagtaagAAAACCAGCTCACACCTTAATTGAGAAGTGCTGAGGTTGACTTTCAGATCCAAAATGTGTTTCCCAGTCGAGTTTACGATCTCTTCTTCCACTACCTCCTTCAGCTCGTCTAGGCCTCGCCCTTGCAGGGCAGATATGGGCAGTGCGTCAGGCTCTGCACACTGATAGCTAGGAATGATAAGATTATAAAAGAGATgagtttttcttccttttgacAAATGTAACCCATCATATCACTTACATCCTTGATCTTATTGTGAAagtcttcaaaataaatgttgaaaaacttgTAGGTGCAACAGGATTTTTTGCTATTACTTGTGTACGAGGTCAGTTTTATTGTGGACTTCTATCATGGAGCTCGTCAGCCTGTCTGGGACCTTGAGGTTCTTGAGGACATTCAGTACGTTCACCTTCTGATTCACCGCCTCCGGATGACTTATGTCTCTGACGTGAATCAATAGATCCTGGAAGTGTGAGCGAAACAAGGATAGAGTTTACACATTCGACTATGAGAggttattttttactttaaatgttcTGTGAACAAAAGAATCTCATCACACATCGATGTGAGCCTCAGGCACATACAGAGTGTTTGATATCGTCCAGGGTGGCAGAGAAGGAGTCGATGAGCTGGTGGGGCAGCTGGGACAGGAAGCCGATGGTGTCCACGTACAGAACTGTCATGCGGCTGGGGAGCTGGCCGGCATGGACGGTGACATCCAGGGTGGCGAAGAGTTGGTTTCTGGGCTGGAGAGCGTTGTCCCCAGTCAGAGCTTTGATCAGAGTGGTTTTCCCTGAGCAGACAACAGGAGAGAAATATCTACAGCAATGGTACATTGTCTAGCTtgacctggtgtgtgtgtgtgtgtgtgtatatgtgtgagtgtgtgtgagtgtgtgtgtgtttccagtctcACCACAGTTTGTGTATCCCAACACAGAGACGATGGGGAACTCGTTACGTTTGCGCTGAGAACGCAGCAGGTGCCTCTTCCTGCGCAGTTTTTCCAGCGCTGAGCGAATCTTTAACTCGCGCTCCTTCAGCAGCCGCTGCTGGACCTCAAACAGTGTCTCACCTGTAAGGACCAAATACCAAGCTGAGTGTTGTTCTACCCAGGCAGCTCAACTACTGTTCATGCAGGCAGACACTCAGGTGCGGCGATGGCACAGTACCTGAACCGCCGATGTATCTTGATCCTCCACCTTGCTGATCCATGTTTCCCATTTCATTCTTCAAACGAGATCTGCCAGTGATATAAAGAGTGTTCGAACAGTAAAGACGACatctgaggacacaacacacaccctcGACACCTTCTGCTACAACCacaccccctccacacacagatATACTGTAACGTATAAAAGGGCCACAACTAGTTTTTCTATTTACCTCCATCCATCTACTGAACATCCATCCCCACGTCCTCCCTTCAATATGCTGAGGCTGGATTGTGTTGACTGTTCTcaagttttgtattttcattatttgtctaaattgtacaaattaagTTCCTGAAGCTAAATAAAGTAATTAGTTTTAATGCTGACACAGCAGTTGCACTatagttttcctttttctttattattctacaatcacacattttcacatgattcaggaaatgcatttttttatataagtttCGGTCACAAAGTTGTAAACAACTTCAACTGATTTCAACCATCAAACATTTCTGCTGGTTTCGGACTATTGTGGAAATTTTGTTTATGGTTTGGttcttattttgttatttagtaTTTCACTTATTATGCGTTGTCTTATTTTGGGTCTCCGTAACCCAGGATGACAGTACATAGAGTAAAGTCAGAGGAAGATTAACCAAATCCTCCAGATAATACTATTATAACCCTGAGTCCCCTTTTCTTTATTGCAGTGTGTGTTGGGTTAGAAAGCCAGACAGATAACAAGTGGAGGAAGGAACATGATATCTCTGTGAGAGGACACTCTCTGAATCtctgaagagacagagaagacacaacAATGGTCTTGTTAGATGTGATTGGAATATATTTGTCCAATAGAGAAGCTCCAGATGAATAATAATGGTTCGTGGccactgtgacatcataatCTTCCTCAAATTTGGTGATGACAATACAACTGTTAACTTGTTTACTTTCTGTGAGGCTCATCAGCCTGGTCTCCCTGACCTCCCTGCATTTTTGGATCTTATAATGATTGTTCATGGGAGGCTCCTAGAGTGGTGACATCACACACGGAgctaatgacatcatcacatgcCTTCGATGTTGGCAGTGTGGCATCATCACATTGTGCATTTTCAGACTGATGCACCAACTCAGCATTCACACcacattttcttcaagaaatgttttatctagTATTGAATTCAATTTTGTATAAACGAGAAAAAGGTTACCGTAACAATGGAATCTCGGCCAGAGAGATCTGTAACTTGGCCTCTTTGGTTCTGGCGTTGCAGCGGAAGATGTGAAGGACCACTGAGTATCTGTCGAAGACTTTAACTCCCCACGCTTCCTCAAACTCCCtctgtgtggaggagaaaaCCAGCATGAGTACACAAAACCTTTGTGTCTGCAGCCAGGAGGATTTCCAAACATGCTCACCTCAGACAACGGAGACAGACGCtcaacattcacaaacacagcgGTGATTCCTGCGGTTTGTCGGATTTTCTCTGAAGGGGGTGAAAGCACAGAAGAGTTCGATGAAGTCACAGTAGTTGGATCAGTGCATAGATCCACAGCTGGACACTGAGTGGATGATACCTGTGAGGGACTGGAAGTTGCCTTTGCCAAAgatcctcttcttctctggtgtCTTGGTGGAGAGGATGAGCTTGTCCACCACTCTCCAGCTGTCTAAAGTGTTGACGAGCCCCACGGCCTCGGCCATCATCAGCtcggctgcagaggaaaagcCGATCACAGAGATGAATAGTCAACTTAAATATATGGACTAAATACATTATATACTATTAATATTACAACGTTATATCCCTGTTCATCCACTTCACCAGTGCAAGTGCCAGAGCATGCAAATGGACGAGGTTGTAGCCCGGAACGTGGAACACCAACCACAGTGTCATCTGGAGCATGTGGAGGTGATACTGTTCTGCAGGTTGGCATGACTCTAGTGCATGCTGAGATGACTGTGTTGTACTAGAAGTAgtttcagtatatatatatatatatattttaatactcTGTAAATGGTACAAAATGCTTTGTagtgttgtaaaaatgtaaaaagttgaGTATTTACAGCTCCTTAGAGGTTCAGAACTTCACATTGCAGTGAAAAAGAGGGTTCATCCACTCTCACACATCTATACACACTTGTTACCTGTGGTCAgatgctgcttcctgctgccCCACTTCACATCAGGCTGAACGATGAAGACCCTGTGTTGTCCCCCTGTGGTGCCTTCAGGGCCCTGCTGCTGgaacagctcctccacctcacTGTCCTCGATGAAATCTccatcgtcctcctcctcctccgtgaaGCCTGTGTGCTGTCCATCCTCTCTCTTCAACCTGCGGGCACAGAGTGAGACAGCTCTGGCCTGCAGGGTGGGCGCAGCTCTCGGCCACCGTAGTCTGCAGGTGTTGCCGGTGTGTGCATGTTGAGGTGTGGGGAGCAGagagcaggctgctgctg
Proteins encoded in this region:
- the gtpbp6 gene encoding putative GTP-binding protein 6; this encodes MAALSRICSGFGPCTLRCQRAAAAAAACSLLPTPQHAHTGNTCRLRWPRAAPTLQARAVSLCARRLKREDGQHTGFTEEEEDDGDFIEDSEVEELFQQQGPEGTTGGQHRVFIVQPDVKWGSRKQHLTTAELMMAEAVGLVNTLDSWRVVDKLILSTKTPEKKRIFGKGNFQSLTEKIRQTAGITAVFVNVERLSPLSEREFEEAWGVKVFDRYSVVLHIFRCNARTKEAKLQISLAEIPLLRSRLKNEMGNMDQQGGGSRYIGGSGETLFEVQQRLLKERELKIRSALEKLRRKRHLLRSQRKRNEFPIVSVLGYTNCGKTTLIKALTGDNALQPRNQLFATLDVTVHAGQLPSRMTVLYVDTIGFLSQLPHQLIDSFSATLDDIKHSDLLIHVRDISHPEAVNQKVNVLNVLKNLKVPDRLTSSMIEVHNKTDLVHNYQCAEPDALPISALQGRGLDELKEVVEEEIVNSTGKHILDLKVNLSTSQLSWLYKEAVVQDVQVNADDGSAVVQVLISTAAYGRYKKLFTGR